The [Bacillus] selenitireducens MLS10 genome includes a region encoding these proteins:
- a CDS encoding gamma-glutamylcyclotransferase family protein, with amino-acid sequence MMNELYVFVYGTLMEGESNHHLLAHAKKTEKRAATNGFLVDTGNGYPALVETGETATYGEVYQIEESDLPSLDQLEGYSGPGNLTNLYERKVQLVKGESGREYAAIVYVFQTDRGMVPIPGNDWRKRQ; translated from the coding sequence ATGATGAACGAATTATATGTCTTTGTTTATGGCACATTAATGGAAGGGGAGAGTAATCACCATCTCCTTGCTCATGCAAAGAAAACCGAGAAGCGGGCGGCGACAAACGGATTTCTCGTCGATACGGGAAACGGTTATCCGGCTTTGGTGGAGACCGGTGAAACGGCCACATACGGGGAAGTCTATCAGATTGAGGAATCTGATCTCCCGAGCCTGGATCAGCTTGAAGGGTATTCCGGCCCCGGCAATTTGACAAACCTATATGAGCGCAAGGTACAGCTTGTCAAAGGAGAGTCGGGGAGGGAATATGCCGCGATTGTGTACGTCTTTCAGACCGACCGTGGCATGGTGCCGATTCCCGGGAACGATTGGCGCAAGCGGCAATAA
- a CDS encoding DUF2087 domain-containing protein produces MKDYMHIGISDLIRGYEEREDVFHCAFCPAGFEEGMIYTVSGRQMDAKRAVKEHIIEKHGSVLDVLLQEDKKETGLSDSQKEILRKMSEGKSDKDISREIGITPSTVRNHRFKLREKEKQAKLFLALMANLKIPKEGPDKLIPVHKGAKMMDERYAITEEEREKAVETYFIGGKEGSLRQFPSKEKRKIIILQTLLMRFDPDRVYTEREVNDILREAHDDFVTIRRYMIEYGLMTRSRDGSEYRLSGE; encoded by the coding sequence ATGAAAGACTATATGCATATTGGAATCAGTGATCTGATCCGGGGCTATGAAGAACGAGAGGATGTGTTTCACTGTGCTTTTTGTCCGGCCGGTTTTGAAGAAGGCATGATTTATACCGTCAGCGGTCGTCAAATGGATGCGAAAAGAGCCGTAAAGGAACATATCATAGAGAAGCATGGGTCGGTGCTTGACGTATTGTTACAGGAGGATAAAAAGGAAACCGGTCTTTCCGACAGTCAAAAGGAGATTTTGCGAAAGATGAGCGAAGGAAAGTCGGACAAGGATATTTCCCGGGAAATAGGCATTACGCCATCGACGGTGCGTAATCATCGATTTAAGCTCCGGGAAAAGGAGAAACAGGCGAAACTGTTTTTGGCTTTGATGGCGAATCTGAAGATACCGAAAGAAGGACCAGATAAGCTGATTCCGGTTCACAAGGGGGCGAAAATGATGGATGAGCGGTATGCGATCACGGAAGAAGAACGTGAGAAGGCAGTGGAGACTTATTTTATTGGTGGGAAAGAAGGATCTCTTCGTCAATTTCCTTCGAAAGAGAAACGGAAAATCATTATTTTACAAACTCTTCTGATGCGTTTTGACCCCGATCGTGTGTATACTGAACGGGAAGTGAATGATATCCTTCGTGAGGCACATGATGATTTCGTCACGATCAGACGGTACATGATTGAGTACGGACTGATGACGAGAAGCCGTGACGGATCCGAATACAGGCTGAGCGGGGAGTAA